One Micromonospora eburnea genomic region harbors:
- the mdlC gene encoding benzoylformate decarboxylase has product MTTIREAVFGLLRRHGMTTVFGNPGSNELLFLKDFPSEFRYILGLHEGAVMAMADGYAQASGQSPLVSLHSAAGTGSSMGVLPNTVYAKSPVVVLSGQQVRDTVGQDVMVSSQEAALLPRPLSKWSTEPLGAGDVLRSLAQAIHIANLAPKGPTHVSVPYDDWEREAGENADFTVGRAVADATALADRHLDEITASLDAASHPVLVLGPEVDATHANDDAVRLAERLAAPVWVAPSPARCPFPTTHPLFQGVLPANVVGIAQLLSRHDAVLVVGAPVFRYHHQHPGRYLADGSRLIHISNDPSEVARAPFGDAYLAPIDDALARLAGNVQARDASPPPRSERAAGIDRANRMHPDTVFRAISDLAPEDAIHVVESTSTAESFWSNVAMRHQGSFYSAAAGGLGFGLPAAVGVQLAQPERRVVAEIGDGSANFGLVGLWTAARYRIPVTFVVLRNDTYGALVSFGRRLSATGLPGFELPDIDFVQLANGYGVAAESVCTEARLRESLTKAFAGDEPVLIEAHTYYE; this is encoded by the coding sequence ATGACGACCATCCGGGAAGCGGTCTTCGGGCTGCTCCGCCGTCATGGCATGACCACGGTGTTCGGCAACCCGGGGTCGAACGAGCTGCTCTTCCTCAAGGACTTCCCCAGCGAGTTCCGCTACATCCTCGGCCTCCACGAGGGCGCCGTGATGGCGATGGCCGACGGCTATGCCCAGGCCAGTGGCCAGTCGCCGCTGGTGAGCCTGCACTCGGCTGCCGGCACGGGCAGCTCGATGGGCGTTTTGCCGAACACGGTCTATGCGAAATCGCCCGTCGTGGTGCTCTCCGGGCAGCAGGTGCGGGACACGGTCGGGCAGGACGTCATGGTCTCGAGCCAGGAGGCGGCGCTGCTGCCGAGGCCGCTGTCGAAGTGGAGCACGGAGCCGCTCGGCGCCGGAGATGTCCTTCGTTCCCTTGCCCAGGCCATCCACATCGCTAACCTCGCACCCAAGGGCCCGACACACGTCTCCGTCCCCTACGACGACTGGGAGCGCGAAGCGGGGGAGAACGCCGATTTCACCGTCGGGCGTGCCGTGGCTGACGCGACCGCCCTCGCGGACCGGCACCTCGACGAGATCACGGCGAGTCTCGACGCCGCGAGCCACCCGGTGCTCGTCCTCGGCCCGGAGGTCGACGCGACCCACGCCAACGACGACGCCGTGCGGCTCGCCGAGCGTCTCGCCGCTCCGGTCTGGGTTGCGCCGTCGCCGGCCCGCTGCCCGTTCCCCACGACCCACCCCCTGTTCCAGGGCGTCCTGCCGGCGAACGTCGTCGGCATCGCCCAACTGCTGTCCCGCCACGATGCCGTGCTCGTCGTCGGTGCGCCGGTGTTCCGGTACCACCATCAGCACCCGGGACGCTATCTGGCCGATGGGTCGCGGCTCATCCACATCTCCAATGACCCGTCGGAGGTGGCCCGGGCGCCGTTCGGGGACGCCTACCTGGCACCGATCGACGATGCACTGGCCCGTCTCGCCGGGAATGTGCAGGCGCGCGACGCCTCGCCGCCGCCACGATCCGAGCGCGCCGCCGGCATCGACCGTGCGAACCGCATGCACCCCGACACGGTGTTCCGGGCGATCTCCGACCTGGCACCCGAGGACGCGATCCACGTGGTCGAGTCCACGTCGACGGCCGAGTCGTTCTGGTCGAACGTCGCGATGCGCCACCAGGGCTCGTTCTACTCGGCGGCCGCCGGCGGCCTCGGGTTCGGGTTGCCAGCCGCAGTGGGCGTGCAGCTCGCTCAGCCCGAGCGGCGTGTGGTCGCCGAGATCGGTGACGGATCGGCGAACTTCGGCCTGGTCGGTCTCTGGACGGCGGCGCGCTACCGGATCCCGGTCACCTTCGTCGTCCTCCGCAACGACACCTACGGTGCGTTGGTCAGCTTCGGTCGGCGACTTTCGGCCACCGGTCTCCCCGGCTTCGAACTGCCTGACATCGACTTCGTGCAGCTCGCCAACGGCTACGGCGTCGCGGCCGAGTCCGTGTGCACAGAAGCGAGATTGCGTGAGTCGCTCACGAAGGCGTTCGCCGGGGACGAGCCGGTGCTCATCGAGGCCCACACCTACTACGAGTAG
- a CDS encoding Fur family transcriptional regulator, whose amino-acid sequence MPTTTRNTRQRAEVLALLREVEGFHSAQQLHQMLVDRKARVGLTTVYRTLQMLVDSGEIDSTRLPGGEYLYRRCSQSRHHHHLVCRECGRAVEVAGPAVERWADQVASQHGYTDVGHTLEIFGTCGKCAA is encoded by the coding sequence ATGCCCACTACGACCCGCAATACCCGGCAACGTGCCGAGGTGTTGGCGCTGCTGCGCGAGGTGGAGGGCTTCCACAGCGCGCAGCAGCTGCACCAGATGCTCGTCGACCGCAAGGCGCGGGTCGGCCTGACCACCGTCTACCGGACGCTGCAGATGCTGGTGGACAGCGGCGAGATCGACTCGACACGGCTGCCGGGTGGGGAGTATCTGTACCGGCGGTGTAGCCAGAGCCGGCACCACCATCACCTGGTGTGCCGTGAGTGCGGCCGCGCGGTCGAGGTCGCGGGCCCGGCCGTGGAGCGGTGGGCCGACCAGGTTGCCAGCCAGCACGGTTACACCGACGTCGGCCACACCCTGGAGATCTTCGGCACGTGCGGTAAGTGCGCCGCCTGA
- a CDS encoding permease — protein sequence MPPAVSATPGPPPTAPVRERTIGSVEVLVALLILVGVLHRQIGALVADPRLQTWLTVFVSVMVQAVPFLVFGVVLSAVIAVFVPRSFWARALPRHPALAVPVAGVAGVVLPGCECGSVPIAGSLIRRGVTPAAALAFLLAAPAINPIVLTATAVAFPRNPEMVVARGGAGLVVALLMGWLWLRLGRTEWIRLPHRAHLDGLPRMTAFWTACRHDIIHAGGFLVVGAMAAATINVAVPQQLLHDLAARPMLSVLALAALAVLLSICSEADAFVAASLSQFSLTARLAFLVVGPMVDLKLVSMQAGMFGRRFAARFAPATFALAVLVAATVGTVIW from the coding sequence ATCCCGCCAGCCGTTTCGGCGACCCCAGGCCCCCCGCCCACCGCCCCTGTCAGGGAGCGGACGATCGGCTCGGTCGAGGTGTTGGTCGCCCTGCTCATCTTGGTCGGCGTCCTGCACCGGCAGATCGGCGCGCTGGTCGCCGACCCGCGTCTACAGACGTGGCTGACGGTGTTCGTGTCGGTGATGGTGCAGGCGGTGCCGTTCCTCGTCTTCGGGGTGGTGTTGTCGGCTGTCATCGCGGTGTTCGTACCGCGCTCGTTCTGGGCCCGGGCCCTGCCTCGCCACCCGGCGCTCGCGGTTCCGGTCGCCGGGGTCGCCGGGGTGGTCCTTCCCGGCTGCGAGTGCGGCTCGGTGCCCATCGCCGGGTCGCTGATCCGCCGCGGGGTCACCCCGGCTGCCGCGTTGGCGTTCCTGCTCGCCGCGCCAGCGATCAACCCGATCGTGCTCACCGCCACGGCGGTCGCGTTCCCGCGCAATCCGGAGATGGTCGTCGCCCGGGGCGGTGCCGGTCTGGTGGTCGCCCTGTTGATGGGATGGTTGTGGCTGCGGCTGGGCCGCACGGAGTGGATTCGCCTGCCGCACCGTGCCCACCTCGACGGGCTGCCCCGGATGACGGCGTTCTGGACCGCCTGCCGGCACGACATCATCCACGCCGGCGGGTTCCTCGTCGTCGGCGCCATGGCCGCGGCCACCATCAACGTGGCCGTACCCCAGCAACTCCTGCACGACCTGGCCGCCCGACCGATGCTGTCGGTGCTCGCCCTCGCGGCGCTGGCCGTGCTGCTGTCGATCTGCTCCGAGGCGGATGCGTTCGTCGCCGCGTCGCTGTCGCAGTTCTCCCTGACCGCCCGGCTGGCCTTCCTCGTGGTCGGTCCCATGGTCGACCTGAAACTCGTGTCCATGCAGGCCGGCATGTTCGGGCGACGGTTCGCCGCCCGGTTCGCACCGGCCACCTTCGCCCTCGCCGTACTCGTTGCGGCCACGGTCGGGACGGTGATCTGGTGA
- a CDS encoding SCO5389 family protein: MSLTVPPALFEAAETGPVDDDAFVACVRDSLPYAWNTVSRVVADLESSDTEFADNVVPPPTEAERGQLLRALASDAIRASLERHFGVKLAFQNCHRVAAFRLGAVDSDTYRRFISTRGQLLNQSPELRGC, translated from the coding sequence ATGTCTCTCACCGTGCCGCCTGCCCTGTTCGAAGCCGCCGAGACCGGCCCCGTGGACGACGATGCCTTCGTCGCCTGCGTCCGGGACTCCCTCCCGTACGCCTGGAACACCGTCAGTCGTGTGGTCGCCGACCTGGAATCGTCTGACACCGAATTCGCCGACAACGTCGTGCCACCGCCCACCGAGGCGGAGCGCGGGCAGCTGCTGCGCGCACTGGCCAGCGATGCCATCCGGGCGAGCCTGGAGCGGCACTTCGGGGTGAAGTTGGCGTTCCAGAACTGCCACCGGGTGGCGGCGTTCAGGCTGGGCGCTGTGGACTCCGACACGTACCGCAGGTTCATCTCCACCCGGGGACAACTGCTCAACCAGTCACCAGAGCTGCGTGGCTGCTAA
- a CDS encoding ABC transporter substrate-binding protein, with the protein MAALALVTSLAACGGGGSGSAVISDDAKVDTTNGLVVDGEVIADQTTYDAAKKQTLTLYTSYQEANQKAFNAAFTADTGIKVEFVRDVTNKLSERVRSEAGAGKLAADVIITSDFAVADDFNKEGIWEPYTAAPVKGQDDLLLDGGAFTKFANVAVTFAFNTQQVPKESAPTSWKDLLKPEYAGKIGITTGTAGGSSIALNRFIQEKVDPDYWTKMAALRPKIFDSGGERQQALARGELAVATAGTAAVNVAVVKDQAPIDYVVPKEGLVLFSFFIGKSATAKNTEAAKVFLNYALSKRGQKVITQVGDYSVRADVDPPVAVGRKLPALGSDQVWVMPAEGEVEHGKADAAIWKAAFGR; encoded by the coding sequence GTGGCGGCGCTCGCCCTGGTGACAAGCCTCGCGGCATGCGGTGGCGGCGGCAGCGGTAGCGCTGTCATCAGCGACGACGCCAAGGTCGACACCACCAATGGCCTCGTTGTCGACGGCGAGGTCATCGCCGACCAGACGACCTACGACGCGGCGAAGAAGCAGACGCTGACGCTGTACACCTCCTACCAGGAGGCGAACCAGAAGGCGTTCAACGCGGCCTTCACCGCCGACACCGGTATCAAGGTCGAGTTCGTCCGCGACGTCACGAACAAGCTGTCCGAACGCGTCCGCTCAGAGGCCGGCGCCGGCAAGCTTGCCGCCGATGTCATCATCACCTCGGACTTCGCCGTCGCCGACGACTTCAACAAGGAAGGCATCTGGGAGCCGTACACGGCGGCGCCCGTCAAGGGCCAGGATGACCTGCTGCTGGACGGTGGCGCCTTCACCAAGTTCGCGAACGTCGCGGTCACCTTCGCGTTCAACACCCAGCAGGTGCCGAAGGAGAGCGCCCCGACGTCGTGGAAGGACCTGCTGAAGCCGGAGTACGCCGGGAAGATCGGCATCACCACCGGCACAGCCGGCGGGTCGTCGATCGCGCTGAACCGCTTCATCCAGGAGAAGGTGGACCCTGACTACTGGACGAAGATGGCCGCCCTTCGGCCGAAGATCTTCGACAGCGGTGGTGAGCGCCAGCAGGCGCTGGCCCGGGGCGAGCTCGCGGTGGCCACGGCCGGGACCGCAGCCGTCAACGTGGCGGTCGTCAAGGACCAGGCGCCCATCGATTACGTCGTGCCGAAGGAGGGGCTGGTGCTCTTCAGCTTCTTCATCGGCAAGTCGGCGACGGCGAAGAACACGGAGGCCGCGAAGGTGTTCCTCAACTACGCGCTGTCGAAGCGTGGCCAGAAGGTGATCACACAGGTCGGCGACTACTCCGTTCGTGCGGACGTCGACCCGCCGGTGGCTGTGGGGCGCAAGCTGCCGGCGCTGGGCTCTGATCAGGTGTGGGTCATGCCCGCTGAGGGCGAGGTCGAGCACGGCAAGGCCGACGCCGCGATCTGGAAGGCGGCGTTTGGACGCTAG
- a CDS encoding fumarylacetoacetate hydrolase family protein yields MRVCVYADDRLGALAIDGTIVDLTDLVPPNTPVPERMNELITRWHAARPVAHERVATGGGTPQADVTLRAPQPRPRNIVAAPVNYHKHQAEMGGESGVYQGREILTAEVRKGFLKASTSITGPDGAIELPWPDRRFDHEAELGVIIGSTTSRVSEAEALDHVFGYTPLLDITLRGEEDRSFRKSMDTFTPIGPFIVTADEVPDPEHLDFWLTVNGELRQKSNTSYLIYGVAKLIAVYSEVMTLQPGDIIATGTPEGVGQIVPGDTVILTIPQVGELTIPVVARV; encoded by the coding sequence ATGCGTGTCTGCGTTTACGCCGACGACCGGCTCGGGGCCCTCGCCATCGACGGCACGATCGTCGACCTGACCGATCTCGTCCCCCCGAACACGCCCGTCCCGGAGCGGATGAACGAACTCATCACCAGGTGGCACGCCGCCCGCCCGGTCGCGCACGAGCGCGTCGCCACCGGAGGCGGCACGCCCCAAGCGGACGTCACCCTGCGCGCGCCGCAGCCCCGCCCGCGCAACATCGTGGCCGCCCCGGTCAACTACCACAAGCACCAGGCGGAGATGGGCGGCGAGAGCGGTGTCTACCAAGGCCGCGAGATCCTCACCGCCGAGGTCCGCAAGGGCTTCCTGAAGGCCTCCACATCCATCACCGGCCCCGACGGCGCGATCGAGTTGCCGTGGCCGGACCGCCGCTTCGACCACGAGGCCGAACTCGGCGTGATCATCGGCAGCACGACGTCGCGCGTGTCCGAGGCCGAAGCATTGGACCACGTCTTCGGCTACACGCCCCTCCTCGACATCACCCTGCGCGGCGAGGAGGACCGCTCCTTCCGTAAGTCGATGGACACCTTCACCCCCATCGGCCCGTTCATCGTGACTGCCGACGAGGTACCCGACCCGGAGCACCTCGATTTCTGGCTCACGGTCAACGGCGAACTGCGGCAAAAGTCGAACACGTCGTACCTTATCTATGGCGTGGCGAAGCTCATCGCCGTGTACTCGGAGGTGATGACGCTGCAGCCCGGCGACATCATCGCGACGGGAACGCCCGAGGGCGTCGGCCAGATTGTGCCCGGCGACACCGTGATCCTCACGATTCCGCAGGTCGGGGAGCTCACGATTCCTGTGGTCGCCCGCGTATAG
- a CDS encoding ABC transporter permease, which translates to MSTARSTLKRARRELPGGVLAVVLAFLIVLPVAYIVIAALATQVPRPGSAGIGSFTFDNFTVLATSNGVRSLLNSVVIGAGAAVVSLVVGASLAFIAARTDAPWRRFIYLAGMAPMFLPSIVGSLAWSLLASPSAGYINIALRDLGLPVTFDVYSHGGLVFVLGIYYAPYTFMLTYSSFSMMNADLEEAAAVHGASLRRMLRTVTFPLAVPALVGAAILSFALAMENFPVNAILGNPGGIETLPTYIYRLMASSPVQANAAAGIAIALTAALLVATYLQQRVVNRKRFTTLTGKGNRPRRVPLRWGRWVATAFAVLYFAISVMLPILALVATSMSGSMYVTHIADLFSRGFTLERLAEAVSQADFRTSTVNSIVVAVVAAVIGTTIAFSTSYVRYRTTSRLGQFLEQVSMSPLAIPQVVLGMGILWAWLSLPFPVYGTIAILAIATIAVTMPQAYRSVSSSMLQLDPDLENSAVILGAGRFRAIRNVTVPLMRTGIVSTVLLLLMLGMREMSAVIFLYTSDTRVLSILVFHSFENGSISFSAAISLVFVVVIALIAVTTQLVGIRERRFKETRV; encoded by the coding sequence ATGAGTACCGCACGATCAACGCTGAAACGGGCGCGTCGTGAGCTTCCCGGCGGCGTCCTCGCCGTGGTGCTGGCATTCCTCATCGTGTTGCCGGTGGCGTACATCGTCATCGCCGCGCTGGCCACCCAGGTGCCCCGGCCGGGCAGTGCGGGCATCGGCTCGTTCACGTTCGACAACTTCACGGTCCTGGCCACGTCGAACGGTGTGCGGAGCCTGCTGAACTCGGTGGTGATCGGGGCAGGGGCGGCGGTCGTGTCGCTTGTCGTGGGCGCCAGTCTCGCGTTCATCGCGGCCCGCACGGACGCCCCCTGGCGGCGCTTCATCTACCTGGCAGGGATGGCGCCGATGTTCCTGCCGTCGATCGTCGGGTCGCTTGCCTGGTCACTCCTGGCCAGCCCGAGCGCGGGCTACATCAACATCGCGTTGCGTGACCTCGGCCTGCCGGTCACGTTCGACGTCTACTCGCACGGCGGGCTCGTCTTCGTGCTCGGCATCTACTACGCGCCGTACACGTTCATGCTCACCTACAGCTCGTTCTCGATGATGAACGCCGACCTGGAAGAAGCCGCCGCGGTGCACGGCGCGAGCCTGCGGCGCATGCTGCGGACGGTGACGTTCCCGTTGGCGGTGCCGGCCCTCGTGGGCGCCGCGATCCTCTCCTTCGCCCTGGCCATGGAGAACTTCCCGGTCAATGCCATCCTCGGCAACCCCGGTGGCATCGAAACCCTCCCGACGTACATCTACCGCCTGATGGCCTCCTCGCCGGTGCAGGCCAACGCCGCCGCGGGCATTGCGATCGCCCTGACGGCCGCCCTGCTCGTCGCGACCTACCTGCAGCAGCGGGTGGTGAACCGAAAGCGGTTCACCACCCTCACGGGCAAGGGGAACCGGCCGCGCCGGGTGCCGCTGCGGTGGGGACGGTGGGTGGCGACGGCGTTCGCGGTGCTGTACTTCGCGATCTCGGTGATGCTGCCGATCCTCGCGCTGGTCGCGACGTCGATGTCGGGGTCGATGTACGTCACCCACATCGCTGATCTTTTCAGTCGCGGCTTCACCCTGGAACGGCTCGCGGAGGCCGTCAGCCAGGCCGACTTCCGGACCTCGACGGTCAACTCGATCGTGGTCGCGGTGGTCGCGGCGGTCATCGGCACGACGATCGCGTTCTCCACGTCGTACGTGCGTTACCGGACCACGTCGCGGCTCGGCCAGTTCCTCGAGCAGGTGAGCATGTCGCCGCTGGCCATTCCGCAGGTGGTGCTCGGCATGGGCATCCTGTGGGCCTGGCTGAGCCTTCCGTTCCCGGTGTACGGGACGATCGCGATCCTCGCCATCGCCACGATCGCGGTGACGATGCCGCAGGCGTACCGGAGTGTGTCCTCGTCGATGTTGCAGCTCGATCCGGACCTGGAGAACAGCGCTGTCATTCTGGGTGCCGGCCGATTCCGGGCGATCCGGAATGTGACCGTGCCGCTGATGCGTACCGGCATCGTGTCCACCGTGCTGCTCCTGCTGATGCTCGGCATGCGGGAGATGAGTGCGGTGATCTTTCTCTACACCTCGGACACCCGCGTGTTGTCGATCCTCGTCTTCCACAGTTTCGAGAACGGCAGCATCAGCTTCTCGGCGGCGATCAGTCTCGTCTTCGTCGTGGTCATCGCCCTGATCGCCGTCACGACCCAGCTCGTAGGAATCAGGGAGCGGCGTTTCAAGGAAACGCGCGTCTGA
- a CDS encoding IclR family transcriptional regulator — MPDAVDRDDTRRSVLGRAFEILDCLAGGHEMTVTGICADTGLPPATVHRMLAALVEWEGVERVARGRYRLGPRIWRLGIGAPQLRRLRELAQPYLVDLHVMTRGTVYLGMRDGANAVFADRITRVKPTPGSSRATRRMPLQGTGCGRVLLAYSEDAWDQLCEEAAQSETLAAALPGLRDHLAQIRRQGIGIFRNDGLPGRTSVAAPVFGEDGGIVASVAVSFPDTRIPEPRTIAPRVLDTARFISADLARQSGSAVFPSVTATLR; from the coding sequence ATGCCCGACGCAGTGGACCGCGACGACACCAGGCGCAGCGTCCTGGGTCGCGCGTTCGAGATCCTGGACTGCCTGGCCGGTGGTCACGAGATGACGGTGACCGGGATCTGCGCGGACACCGGCCTCCCGCCGGCGACCGTGCATCGGATGCTCGCGGCCCTTGTGGAGTGGGAAGGCGTCGAGCGGGTGGCTCGAGGCCGCTACCGTCTTGGGCCCCGCATCTGGCGGCTGGGCATCGGAGCCCCGCAACTGCGCCGGTTGCGGGAACTCGCCCAGCCTTACCTCGTGGATCTGCACGTCATGACTCGCGGCACGGTGTACCTCGGCATGCGTGACGGGGCCAATGCCGTGTTCGCCGATCGAATCACCCGGGTGAAGCCCACCCCCGGCTCGTCCCGAGCGACCCGGCGGATGCCGCTGCAGGGCACCGGATGCGGGCGGGTGCTGCTCGCCTACAGCGAAGACGCCTGGGATCAGTTGTGCGAGGAGGCGGCGCAGTCCGAAACCCTCGCGGCCGCCCTTCCCGGCCTGCGGGACCATCTCGCCCAGATTCGGCGCCAGGGCATCGGCATTTTTCGCAACGACGGCCTGCCCGGGCGCACATCGGTGGCTGCTCCCGTCTTCGGAGAGGACGGCGGCATCGTGGCAAGCGTGGCGGTCTCGTTCCCCGACACCCGCATCCCGGAGCCCCGGACGATCGCACCGCGGGTGCTCGACACCGCGCGATTCATCAGCGCGGACCTGGCGCGCCAGTCCGGCTCCGCCGTCTTTCCGAGCGTCACCGCAACGCTTCGATGA
- a CDS encoding TIGR03943 family putative permease subunit, protein MNRASQAMVMLFLGGAILRASITDLYLRYVKQGLRPFLIAAGTLLVIAAIVALLQELRHLNRPEAKPDDDGHGHGRSGPGVGWLLLAPALTLLFVVPPALGADTVSRAGSALADNRDVAYPPLPPGDPADLALLDYGYRAVYDHGRTLQDRRIQLTGFIAPEPDGQPMLARIVLSCCAADGVPIKIGLRGQVPQAPANTWVRATGRWIPHTVKDPVNDADVPYFEVSTWEKISAPAEPYE, encoded by the coding sequence GTGAATCGGGCCTCGCAGGCAATGGTGATGCTCTTCCTCGGCGGCGCGATCCTGCGCGCCAGCATCACCGACCTGTACCTGCGCTACGTCAAACAGGGACTGCGGCCCTTCCTCATCGCCGCCGGAACGCTGCTGGTCATCGCCGCGATCGTGGCACTCCTGCAGGAGTTGCGACATCTCAACCGGCCCGAGGCCAAGCCGGACGACGACGGACACGGTCACGGCCGCTCGGGACCGGGCGTCGGCTGGTTGTTGCTGGCGCCGGCGCTCACCCTGCTCTTCGTCGTCCCGCCGGCGCTTGGCGCCGACACCGTGTCACGCGCCGGTTCCGCCCTGGCCGACAACCGGGACGTCGCCTACCCGCCCTTGCCGCCCGGCGACCCGGCCGACCTCGCCCTCCTCGACTACGGCTACCGGGCCGTCTATGACCACGGCCGGACCCTGCAGGACCGGCGTATCCAGTTGACCGGCTTCATCGCTCCCGAGCCGGACGGCCAGCCCATGCTCGCGCGCATCGTGCTGTCCTGCTGCGCCGCCGACGGCGTCCCCATCAAGATCGGCCTACGTGGCCAGGTGCCGCAGGCACCGGCGAACACCTGGGTACGGGCCACCGGCCGGTGGATCCCGCACACCGTCAAGGACCCCGTCAACGACGCCGACGTCCCCTACTTCGAGGTGAGTACCTGGGAGAAGATCAGCGCGCCCGCCGAACCGTACGAGTAG
- a CDS encoding LysR family transcriptional regulator, with amino-acid sequence MVDYDIGMIRVFVLVYETASATATAERLFISQPSVSYTLRRLRNLFNDPLFLRRGNRLEPTPIAEDLYPRLRQLIESMDEVMSHASRFRPEESTRTFRLRLTDVGVTGLLPRILHRIRTEAPHVVLDVGALTFSTVVRELRSGQADAVICATRLDAPDLLREPLFTQAYVGVCAPDHPRIGATPTLAEFEFEQHVGVAGESGHRSYDLRIGELGIDRKVALVIPSFSGLPAVLAGTELLSFAPSSAAQRFESNGLLRVFALPFDVPISESALYTVRRELPSTEFDWFRRSLIEALR; translated from the coding sequence GTGGTCGACTACGACATCGGGATGATCCGCGTTTTCGTCCTGGTCTACGAGACGGCCAGCGCGACCGCCACGGCCGAGCGCCTGTTCATCAGTCAGCCCTCGGTGAGCTACACCCTTCGACGGCTCCGGAACCTGTTCAACGATCCGCTCTTCCTGCGGCGCGGGAACCGGCTCGAGCCGACCCCCATCGCCGAGGACCTCTACCCCCGGCTGCGGCAGCTCATCGAGTCCATGGACGAGGTGATGTCCCACGCGTCCAGGTTCCGGCCCGAGGAGTCCACCCGGACGTTCCGGCTTCGCCTGACCGACGTCGGGGTGACCGGGCTCCTGCCACGGATCCTGCACCGCATCCGTACCGAGGCGCCGCACGTCGTGCTCGACGTCGGCGCGCTCACGTTCTCCACTGTGGTGCGGGAGCTGCGGTCCGGCCAGGCCGACGCGGTAATCTGCGCCACCCGGCTCGACGCCCCCGATCTGCTGCGTGAACCGCTGTTCACCCAGGCCTACGTCGGCGTCTGCGCGCCCGACCACCCCCGCATCGGCGCCACCCCCACGCTCGCCGAATTCGAGTTCGAGCAGCACGTCGGGGTGGCCGGCGAGAGCGGACACCGGTCCTACGACCTGCGGATCGGCGAGCTCGGCATCGACCGCAAGGTCGCGCTCGTCATCCCGTCGTTCTCCGGGTTACCCGCCGTTCTGGCCGGAACCGAACTGCTTTCGTTCGCGCCCTCGAGCGCGGCGCAACGCTTCGAGTCGAACGGGCTCCTGCGGGTGTTCGCTCTCCCGTTCGACGTGCCGATCAGCGAGTCGGCGCTCTACACCGTCCGCCGCGAGCTGCCATCCACGGAGTTCGACTGGTTCCGCAGATCGCTCATCGAAGCGTTGCGGTGA
- a CDS encoding ABC transporter ATP-binding protein has protein sequence MRIKIENLQLRYGPFTAIQDMDLEIGDRESVVLLGKSGCGKTSTMRCIAGLEEPTAGRITIGETVVFDAEAGINLPPNKRNVGMVFQSYAVWPHMTVFENVAYSLKLQKLAKAEIRQRVAEALALVGLERFADRGASLLSGGQMQRVALARSLVMRPAVLLLDEPLSNLDARLRDRLRVELREIQLRLGLTTVYVTHDQLEAFALADRIALMQDGVIVQVDEPDAMYNTPASASVAHFLGVANVLDVTHSGGDAWSLTGTGLSITSTAPVTGADLGGLKACVRSEDIHLAAEKPVGLNVYPATVLVSSFQGASTRYAVSVGGKLELDVLSSARGGRRFEAGAQVWLSIDPAAVQVLPETATAQASPGTADIVAPRERVRS, from the coding sequence ATGAGGATCAAGATAGAGAATCTCCAGCTGCGCTACGGCCCGTTCACCGCGATCCAGGACATGGATCTGGAGATCGGTGACCGCGAGTCGGTCGTGCTGCTCGGCAAGTCCGGCTGCGGCAAGACGAGCACGATGCGGTGCATCGCGGGCCTGGAGGAACCGACAGCGGGACGCATCACCATCGGTGAGACCGTGGTGTTCGATGCCGAGGCCGGCATCAACCTCCCGCCGAACAAGCGCAATGTCGGCATGGTGTTCCAGTCCTATGCGGTTTGGCCGCATATGACCGTGTTCGAGAACGTCGCCTACTCTCTCAAACTGCAGAAGCTCGCCAAGGCCGAGATCAGGCAGCGGGTGGCAGAGGCGCTCGCGCTCGTCGGCCTGGAGCGCTTCGCCGATCGTGGGGCGAGCCTGCTGTCCGGAGGTCAGATGCAGCGCGTCGCGCTCGCCCGCAGCCTGGTCATGCGGCCGGCGGTGCTCCTGCTCGACGAGCCGTTGTCAAATCTGGATGCGCGCCTGCGCGACCGACTTCGAGTGGAGCTGCGGGAGATCCAGCTGCGCCTCGGCTTGACCACCGTTTACGTGACCCATGACCAACTCGAGGCGTTCGCGCTCGCCGATCGCATCGCACTCATGCAGGACGGCGTGATCGTGCAGGTGGACGAGCCGGACGCGATGTACAACACGCCGGCGAGCGCCTCCGTCGCGCATTTTCTCGGGGTCGCGAACGTGCTCGACGTGACCCACTCCGGCGGGGACGCGTGGTCCCTGACCGGCACCGGGCTGTCGATCACGTCCACCGCGCCGGTGACCGGCGCCGACCTGGGCGGGCTGAAGGCTTGCGTGCGCAGTGAGGACATCCATCTGGCCGCGGAGAAGCCCGTCGGCTTGAACGTGTACCCGGCGACGGTCCTCGTCTCCAGCTTCCAGGGAGCCAGCACTCGCTACGCGGTGAGCGTCGGCGGGAAGCTCGAACTGGACGTGCTCTCGTCGGCGCGCGGTGGCAGGCGGTTCGAGGCGGGCGCGCAGGTGTGGTTGTCCATCGACCCGGCCGCCGTGCAGGTCCTGCCGGAGACGGCCACCGCCCAGGCGAGCCCGGGTACCGCCGACATCGTCGCGCCTCGGGAACGGGTGCGCTCATGA